CCGCCCATTTTTCTAAAGCACGAATTCCTGGTGTGGTTTTACGAGTATCTAACACCTTAGTTTTGGTTCCTTCTAACAAATTGGCAAAAAACTTAGTTTTGGTTGCAATAGCACTCATACGTTGCATTGCGTTTAGTACCAAACGTTCTGCCATTAAAATAGACTGTGATTTTCCTGATACATAAAAAACAATATCTCCGTACTTTACAGGTGATCCATCATTAATCAACGTTTCAACTTTTAAATCGGCATCTACATAGTTAAACACCATTTTAGCAAATTCTACTCCAGCTATTATACCTTCGTCTTTTACTAATAATTTTGCTTTTCCTGTTGCATCGGCAGGGATGCATGATAATGATGTATGGTCTCCATCTCCTATATCTTCTCTAATAGCATTTGCTATAATTAAATCTAACTCTTTATTAAATTGTTCTTGTGAAATCATAGTATTGAATTGTTGAGGTAAAAATACAATTATTTTTAGTTCTCTGTTTTGAGTTTACTGCTTATTGTTGTGTAATTTTTACCGTTTCTTTACTAACAAAATTCTAAACCTGTAACAGGTTGTTTTTCATTTTCTACTACTTTGTGTGTATGGTATGTGTTTGGTTTATTTTTAGCGTATTATCTTACACTTTTTACATCGTACATTTTGAAAAAACTCTGTCAATTCGAGTGAGTTTTATGATTGAAATGAGTAAAATTTGTATCGAGAATAAGAGTTATAGTGTTTAGATTAGTTCTCGATATTATTTTTCGTACCTCAAAATCACTCGAACTGACAGTTTCCTATATTCTTGTCTCTAAAGGCATCAACTGGTTTAATCTATTCGTTTTCTTTGCTTATCCAAAGAAAAGAATCAAAAGAAAAGACACTTTTTCTTAGGAATTTTTCAGTTTTCACTGAAAACCATTTGTCAAACTTTGCGTTGTTTTTTTCATTAAAAAAACAACTGAATTTCAAAGCTTTGACTGCATTATTCTTGAGAAAAAGAGTTATTGCGTTTAAATTAGTTTTCGATACTATTTTTCGTACCTCAAAATCACTCGAACTGACAGTCTCTTATATTCTTGTCTCTAAAGGCATCAACTGGTTTGACACTCTTGATTTATTTTCTTGCTTTTACGACTGTTTTTTACTCCTTCTTGTTTGTTTTTTATATTTTGCTATCTAAATACTAACCGAATTTTAAAACTTACGTGTTGTAAAGATTAAGAAATTTTCTTTCAACTTATAACTACTCTTATATCATGGCTATAAACTATCCTTTTGGTCTTCCGTTAAAACATAATTTTGCTGAATTTGTACACTACAACGGATTATTTCTTCCACATGAAACGGATAGAATTTTAAATTTATGGAGTGAGAATCAAAAAATTAAGGCTACGCTTAGCGGATCTGACACTTATGATGATGAGCTTAGAAAAAGCGATGTGATGTTTATTGAAAATACGCCTGAAACTGAATGGATTTACAACCGACTAGCGGGGTTGGCTATTCAGTGTAATAATGAACGATATTGGTTTGATTTATTGGGTTTTCATAACAATTTGCAATTGGCTAGCTATACTGAGGGTGATTTTTTTGATTGGCATTTGGATTTTGGTGCAGGTGAAATTTCTGATAGAAAACTGAGTATTTCCATGCAGTTATCTGACCCTGATGAGTATGAGGGTGGTGATTTACAGTTTATGCTGAATCAAAAAATTGTAAGTGCTCCCAGAGAGAAAGGTACCATCATTGTTTTTCCTTCTTTTATGATGCATCGTGTTACTCCTATTACCAAAGGGGTTCGTAAGTCTATTGTGGGTTGGGTTGCGGGACCTCCGTATAGATAGTGATTAGTTTTTAGTTTTTAGTTTTTAGTTATTAGTTGTTAAGAGTTCGTGATTTATTTCTATATAAAGTTCTTATGGTGTTACGGCAGTTGCCTTTGATAAAAAGGTCTGTGCCGTGGTGTCTGCGGAGCATGCCGTGATATTAGCGACCCGTGCCGTGGTGTCAACGGAGCACGCCGTGATATTAGCGACCTTGACAACTACACCTAAAGTCGTTAATGACACGTAACACTACTTTTATTACTTAAATAATTGAGCTTATGGGATTCCGTAAGAATGTATGCATACTTTGTGTTAGGTTCGCAGAAATTTATATTATTAATTAACAAATAACAGTAACTCGTTTTAAGAACTTTATAATACTCCTTGCTTTTGTTGGGGTAAATGATTTGAAGTTTGGGGTATAATGAGTTGTATTAATTAGACAAAAAAATGGAATTTAGAAATTCTAAAGATGCGTTGTTCTTTTTTTTAAGAGAGAAAAAAAAGTCTATTTTTTTAAGTAATGAATTAGGTATAATAATGATTATGTTGAGTTGTCTCCTTTGGCTTCTATCCTTCCATTTTAGTTATCAATTTTTGTTTTTCACAATAGCTATTCAAATTTCTTTCTTGTGTATTGGTTTTAAAATGATTTCGACAGAGAAATATAGACAATTAGAGGCTATAAATATGATTAAAAAAATTAATATTAAAAATAAAGATAGAGAAATATATTTTAATAAGATGTTTGAAAAGCTTCTCAGAGAGTATTCTTCTAAAGAAAAACATTTTGAAGAGAATCCAAAAAAACAAATAGAAATAATATTAAAAAAATTGAATAGTCTAAAACTAAATAGAACTGAAAAAACTGAATTAATTAATATGTTAAACTATTTTCTGTATAAACATTATGTTGGATAGTATTTTTGCATTTTTCATTAGACAACCCAGTTTAGGGAAAATTAAATTAGCATTATTTCCAATATTAATTGGAGGCCTAAGTTTAGACTGGTTTATTAAATATGATTTTGAAAGGAATCAATTTGAAGTCTCATCAGGTTCTGATGAAATATTGATTTCTATTTTGATGATAATTGTTTTTGTAATTATAATTTTCGCGAATCTATGGGATAGACATCGTGAAAGAAAAATTAATGACAAGAAAATAGAATTACTTAACAATCCAAATATTAGTGAAAAGATAAAAATGGAAATCTTACGTCAAATTAGCTGATAAAAATAAAACAGGTTTTATTACCTAAATAGTTGAACTTATGGAATTCCGTAAGAATGTATGTACTCTTTCTATTGGGTTCGCAGGGATTTATATTATTAATTAACAAATAACAGTAACTCGTTTTAAGGACTTAATGATTTCACTTGCTTTTGTTGAGGTAAATGAATTGAAGTTTGGGTATTATGAGTTGTATGCAATACGAAACAAAAAATCAATATGAGTACAAAAAAGAAAAACCCACTACTAGCTACACAAAGAGAAAAAGCGGGTTCTGAAACTTTTGAAAAATACTCTTATCAATATCATTGGGCATTATATCGGGTTTTAAATAATCATATTAAAACTGATGAATATGCTGTATTTATTGAACTTCACGAAGATGTTGTTATAAGTGACTCTTTAGATTCTTCAAAAGCTAAATTTGAATTTAATCAAGTCAAAACAACAAAAGGAAAATTAACCACATATCAACTAGTTCATAAGAAAAAAAATAACAAATGTGTATTAGGAAAACTAATAAGTAGTGGTTTTGAAAAGCCTTTTAAAGATAAAATATCTGAATTAAATTTAGTGGCTCTCAATGACTTCTCTCTTGACCTTAAAAAAAAAGGATTAAAACTTAATAAAATAACGTTAGACGACTTATCTAATACTCAATTTAAAGAATTAGAAAACGCTATAAAAAGAGAAATGGATATTTCAGCATTGCCTTCTAATATTCAATTTATCGTTCCTGAATTATCTGAAAGGAATTTTCAAAATGACGTGATAGCTTCAATTGCTAAACTTGTTTCTAATTTATTTCCTAATTCTCATTCTAGTCCTGTGGAAATATATCGATTATTAATTGACGAAGTTAACAGAAAAGGTAAAGTAACCTACGACTATACCAAATGGGATGATTTACTATCTAAAAAAGCTTTAACATCTATAACTGTAACAGAGGTAATTAATGCTTTTACAAGTATTAAGGACGAAAACAAAGTTGAAATCGAATTTTACTCAATCTGTTCTGAATTAGGACTTAATTCCATAAAATCAAAATTACTAAAACGTTCATTCAACAGATACCGAACTAAAAGAATAAGTAATAGTAGTACTCTTCAAATTGATACTACTAATTTTATTACTCAACAAATTCAAATCAACTTAGATAAAGAAATTGATGTTTTAGAAACATTAATTGAAAATGTAAAAAACCATATCCCTAAAAAACTCTTAAGACAATTTAATAACGAAACTGAAATAAAAAGTGCAATAATTTGTGAATATATAATGATGTCTTAAATGAGTAAAGAAAATTTTAAAATACTAATAAGAAACTTAAGAACTGTAAAGAATGCCAAACTTAAAATTCAAACGTCTGCTGATTCTATCAAATTCAACAAAAACAGCAAATCAATTCGAATTCAGCGAAACATTGAATCTAATAACGGCAATTGATAATAGTGTAGGAAAATCAACACTAGTAAAATTATTGTTTTGGGGAATAGGCTGTGAACCTACTTTAGATACAAGCTGGAGAACTACAGATAGCAAAACTATTGTAGAATTTACTGTTGATACAACACTTTACATTGTCAAACGGTATAAAAATAACATATCCCTAAAAACTGATAATAATGCATTTATTAATTATGATAAAATTACAGGAGAGTATTCTAAGAAGTTAGCTGGAATTTTAAAATTTAAAGCACTTCTTCCGAACAGAAATTCAGGTTTAATGGAAATTCCTCCACCTGCATTTTACTTTTTACCATTCTATATTGACCAAAAAAGAAGTTGGTCTAAAGCTTGGGATAACTTTGAAAAGTTAGAACAGTTCTCTAACTGGCGAAGTACGATTGTAAAATACCACGTTGGCTTACTTACTTCAAAACATTTTGAACTTGAAAACGATAAAGCACTAAAAAAAGATTCAAAAAAAACTATAGAAAACCAAATTGAAAAAATTGAAACAACTATAGAAATAGTTAAAGATTATATTCCTGAAATAGCAAATACTATAACTGAAACGAAAGAGTTTGAAGTATTAACAGAAGAAATCAAAATTGATTTAAGAAAATTACAAGAAGAGCAAGAAAAAATACTAAATAAATTAACCATATTGAATGGAGAGAGAGTATACCTTGAACAACAACAAGTAATTACAGAAAAAATCATATCTGAACTAGATAAAGATTATAAATTTACTATTGAGAATATAGAAGACGATGAAGTTGAGTGTCCATTATGTGGAGTAGTCCACGAAAACTCCATAATCAATAGAACATCAATAATGACTGATAAAAGTCAAGCTGAAAATCAATTAGAATCAATTTTAGCAGAACTTAACAAAGTAAACATAAAGCTAACCAAAGCGAACAGTAGCTTATCTAAAGCTAGAGAAAACATTAATCAAATCAACAAAAAGTATACTATAACTGAAGAAACTTCAAACTCTCAAGATTTAGCAAATAATGTTAAAAATATAAATATCAATTTTAATGACATAATTGAAAACATTGCTGGTAATTCAATTAAAAAAAATGTTTTAAAAGACAAAGCTGATAAAGTTAACTCTGTTGGTACATTAAAAAAAGATATTAGAGATATTCGTAAAAGACAAAAAAAATTAATCACCAATGAAGATGTTGAAGAAATAAATAATTCTTTTAGTTCTATTTTCTCAGATTATATAGAACTACTGGATGCTGAAGCTGTAAATATATCAGATATCAGATCTCCCTTAGATTACAACAAAGTTATCAAGGAAGGTGGAGCTGCAGAAGGTTCTAGGGCTATTTTAGCATACTATTTAAGTATCTTTACAATGGTTGAAACGTATGGAAATGAAGTTAAATCTGCTTTAGTTATTGACACTCCTAATCAACAAGAACAATCAGATACTAATTATGAAAAAATTGTAAACCTACTAACAAATAAAACATCCAGAAAAACGCAAATATTATTATGTGCAATGGAAAACGAACATTTAGAACAATTCAGAAAAAAAGCTAAAATAATAACTCTTACCAAAGAAAAATTAATGCTTAAATCAGAATATGAGAATGTTAAAAAGATATTTGAAAGAGTTAACCCAACTACCAACAATGCGTAAAAACATAAGGTGTTCCCATATTTACTTAAGAATCTGTATTTTTTATAAACCAAAAAAAACTATGAAAAGAAAACTATTTATAATGTTACTTTTAATTCAATGCTCTATTGTAAATTCTCAATCTTGTGAGAAAATAATGGAATTTGTAAAATCTAAAAGTTATGGTACCTCCTATACAAGTTATGATAGTGACGCAATTTCGAAAGTAACATTCTATTCTGTTTCTGAAAATTACAAAACTCTATATTTTGCAATTGTTTGTTTCAAAAAAAAATATTCTTATGGGTGCAATGAATATATTTATCAAGTAAGTTCAAACACTAAATTAAATTATTCATTAAACTACTTAAATAGCGCAGGAAAAGCATTCTGGAAATATATACATCCGCATAGGAAAAATTTGAATTGTTCACCTAATTTTAATTAAGATATTATACTAAACCTTCGAAAAACATTAACAATAAATAAAAACAAACTATGACTATAACAGATTTTAATGAAAAAGGCTTCATTTTATTTATGATTTATTACAGAGATAATGGACATCATATCATCAAATTTGATTATACTAATCAAACAATGAAAGATGAAATAAACAAAGAACCACACAAAATAGAAAGTTTTTATGGAGGGCTTCCTGATAACGAATTTAATGCCTTATTGAAAGGGAAGTCAAGAGAAGAAGCTATACATGAAATGATAATTTCATCATTAAATCATTCAAACCTTTTTAGTGAAAAAATAAATACAGATAGTTTAGAAAAAATAACATATCGCTTTTTTGATAAAGCAAAAAAAATAAATTAGAATTGACTTTTTTTCATATAAAGGGTAACAGTAGAAGAATCTAATAATTGTGATTTTAAAGAAGAACGCATTTCATATGGAATGCGTTAATAAAACTGTACAAAACAATGACTAAAAGTAATTAATGACTTATTTTTTTGCACGTAACAGGAATCGAACCTACACTATCTTGGTAACAAGCCCCTCTAGCATGTGGTTACCAACTTTAAGAGTTTATAAAACATTCGTAATTTTGCCACATGAAAATAAAACTACTCGCCATAGGCAAAACTGATAATAAGCAGTTACAGCAATTAATTGACGAATACCAAAACCGCTTAAAACATTACGTAAAGTTTGAGTTGGAGATTATTCCAGATATTAAAAACGTTAAAAACCTAAGCGAGGCACAACAAAAAGAAAAAGAAGGCGAGTTAATTCTGTCAAAATTACAACCTACCGACCAACTAGTTTTATTAGACGATAAAGGAAAGCAACATACTTCCATGGAGTTTTCTCAATATCTACAAAAGAAAATGAACTCAGGTATTAAACAATTGGTGTTGGTTATTGGCGGTCCTTATGGTTTTTCTGAAACCGTATATAGTAAAGCACAAGGAAAGTTATCGCTCTCTAAAATGACATTTTCTCACCAAATGATTCGTTTATTTATTGTAGAGCAAGTGTATCGTGGGTTTACTATTCTTCGTAACGAGCCTTATCATCACGAATAAGTATTGTAACATTATTTATTCACATCAAGTTTTATGTGAGTCAAAGCATTATGTTTTTTGCTTACTGAAAAACACAGTAAAAAACATGTTAAAAAGTTATTTTTTTTTCGCATTTAGCCATACTTTTGCGCCCCAAAAAAACAAAAACTTAATACCATAAAATTACAATGAAAACACTAAGATTCTTAGTCACTTTAACTTTTTTCATAACGTTTACTTGCCAACAAGTAAATGCTCAAGATGACATTAAAGCTTTAAAAGCTCAGGTAAAAAACAAGAAAGATCAAATTAGCGCTAATGAAGAAATTTTAGTGAGTGGAGTTGGTGCTTTAAAACGTGTAAAAGGAAATTTAGAGCGTTTTAAAACAAGTAAAAAAGCTACAAAACAAGAGGTAGAAAGAAAAGAAAAAATTGTTGCTAACATGCAACAAAGACTAAGCAAACTAAACAGTCAAATTGATTTACACAAGAAAGATTTGGCGTCTCTTGAAAGAAAATTAGCTAGAAAACTTAAAAAAGAAGAAACTAAGGAAGCAGAGGTAAAAGAGGAAGCTAAAGTGACTACTGCAAGCACTGGTCTTGTGGTATATGAAGATAATATAAGTGATGAGCAGAAAGAGGTTCTTTTACAAAAACAAAAGCTTGAAGAGGCTCGTAAGAAGTTAGACGAAGAAAGAAAAGCTAGAGAGCTTGCTTATTTAAAAGAACAAGAGGCTTTACGTTTAGAGGAAGAAAAACTAAAACAATTAAGCAACCAAATTAAGGCTAAGGAACAAAACATTAGTAAAGAGAAAAACACCTTAATAAGTGATCTTGAAGATGATATTAGCATTAACGAAGAAATTTTAATTAGTGGTAAAGAAGGTTTAGCTAAAATGAAATCTAAATTAGAAGAGGCTAAGAAAGATGCTTCTACTTCTAAAGAGAGTATAGAAAGAAAACAAGCTATTATCAACAAAATTGAAAATCGCTTATTAAAAATTGAAAATGAAATTGATGCTAAAAAGCAAGAGTTAGCAAAAATAAAAGGATAAAATTCCTGACTTCATACAATAAAAACTCCGAGCTTTTCGCTTGGAGTTTTTTGTTTTCTATAGATGTAGCTTTCTACCAAGAAACTGTTTTACAAAACTTATTGTATTTTAGTAATTCTTAGAATTTTAGAAGCTATGATTATTTACTAACCTATCTTTTTATTAACATGAAACACCCCCCGAATAAGCAAACTTGGTTACTCCTTACTCATTTATTTTTAATCGCCTTCATTACTTCGTGTTCAAACTCTAAAAACAAGGAAACACAAACTAACAACCCAAAACCTGTAGAGCACAAAGACTCCATAAGCATTGCAGATGGCAAACAGTTTATAAGTCAGCGTCACTTACATGAAAAAACCTATGGCGGTTTAAATTTTACTACCGAACAGCAATGGGACAGTTTAAACAACATTTCTTACAAACCTATAACTCATAAAAAAGGAAACGTACATCCTAATTACCGTACATTTGGCTGGCATGTATATTCCAACGGTTCTTCTTATAAAAGTTATAATTTTTCTATGCTTTGGGGAATTTCATACTTTTCTTATGCTCTTGATCCCAAAACAGGTAATTACAAAAGTATACACCAATGGAAAACTACTTCGTTAATCGACAGTGCTCAAACAAAAGGTTGTAAAGTCTTTTTGTCTGTTACAAACTTTGGAAGCGAAAACAATGCTGTGTTTTTAAATAATTCAAAAGCGCAAACAAGACTTATAGAAAATCTAGCTGAGTTACTTGCCTTAAGAAATGCTGATGGAATTAATATCGATTTTGAAGGGGTTGCTAAAGAAGATAGAAATCAACTTACACAGTTTATCATTCAGGTTTCAAAAAAGCTAAAAGAAAAGAATCCTAATTATAGTGTCTCTTTGTGTTTGTATGCTATTGACTGGAATAATGTATTTGATATTCCTGCTATCAATCCGCATATCGATTTTTACACGCTAATGGGGTACGATTACTACGGAAGTTTTAGTAAAACTACTGGTCCTGTAACTCCTTTTAAATACAGTAAAAAATTCGGGAATGGTTTAGAAGCCTCCGTTACTTATTATAAAAACAAGGGAGTGTCTCTAGATAAATTAATTGCGGGACTTCCTTATTACGGTGCTGAATGGTACACTAAAAAACCTGAAATGGGCGCTAAAGTAACGAAGTTCAAATCGCATCCTCGTTATTATACCATACGATATATATATATTGATTCTTTACAAATTCCCGTTAAGTTTGATCCTAAAAGTGCTTCTAGCTATCTAATTATCAAAGACAGCAACCATGAATATAGACAGCTATTTTTTGAAGATGTGCAGTCGCTTTCAATAAAATACGACTGGATAAAACGCAATAAAATAAGCGGTGTCGGTATTTGGGCACTGGGTTATGACAATGGCTATTCTCAACTGTGGGATTTGCTAGCTGAAAAGTTTTCTAAAGAGTAAAACGGTAACTTTTGAATAATAAAAAACTCCAAGGGTATCCTTGGAGTTTTTTTATTGTTTTTATGCAGTTGCTTTAGGTTTTCTAAACATTAACCAAAAACCGATCAACACTAGCGGAATACTTAACACCTGACCTGTGTTCAATGTATTGAACACCCAATCTTCTCTTCCTTCTACTTGTGCTTCTTTTAAGAATTCTATTACAAAACGTAACGACCATAATACCACCATAAACAGTCCGAATAAAAAGCCTGTTTGATTTTTCTTGTCTGTTTTCCAATAGAAATACCACAAAGCAAAGAATAGTACTAAATAACTAAATGCTTCGTATAATTGGGTTGGGTGACGTGGTACCGTCTCTCCTGCTCTTTTAAAGATGACACCAAAGCTGCTTCCTGTTGGTTTTCCGTAAATTTCAGAATTAAAGAAGTTTCCGAAACGGATAAAAAATCCTGCTAAGGCTACCATAATTCCTAATCTATCTAAGATAAACAACCATGGTTTTTGTAAGTGTTTCTTTGCGTAAAAGTACATGGCTATTGGAATTGCTATTGCTGCTCCATGACTTGCAAACCCTGTAAATCCTGTAAATTTCCATCCATCTAACAATCCGAATAAAGCCGAAGCTCCTTCTTGTTTTTTAAATGGTAATATGATTTCTAGTAAATGATTTTGGTAATAATCCCAACTGTAAAAGAATACATCTCCTAAACGCATTCCTATTAACATAGAAACGAATACGTACATAAATAACGGATCTAGTTTTTCAACAGCAATGTTATCGTTAATGTAAATCTTTTTCATTAATCGAAGTCCTAAAATAAACGCTGCTACAAACATTAAACTGTACCAACGAATACCAAAACCTCCTAAATTTATTATTTCTGGGTTCCAATCCCACACTATGGATAAAAAATTCATCTACTTTAATTTAGTTTTTGTTTCATTGTGAACCTTTCGGCTGTCAATTAAGGCAAGTTAAAATGAAATAATCTTAAGATTACTTCTTAATAAACTCCTCAATGACAATTATTATTTTTCTTTTTTCTCTGGAACAGGATCGTAACCGCTTCCTCCCCAAGGGTGACAACTGAAAATTCTTTTCAATGCCAACCAACCACCGTAAAACAATCCGTGTTTTTGTAACGCTTCAATTGTGTAGCTTGAACACGTTGGTGAATATCTACATGTTGCTGGTGTAAACGGAGATATGGCTGTTTGATAAAATCGAACTAGTAATATAAACGGATATGTTAGTATTTTTTTCAATTAGTTAACTGTAAACGTTGTTCCTTCTCTACCGTCTTTTAATTGAATACCTAATTCCAGTAATCTATCACGAATTTCATCAGATAATGCCCAATCTTTATTTTCACGTGCTTCTTTACGCATGCTAATTAACATTTCAACTACGCCACTTAGTTTGTCTGAATTATTTCCTTCTGAAGTTTCATTCATTAGTCCTAATACATCAAAAACAAACGCATTGATTGTATTTTTAAACACTTCTAAATCTTCGATAGTTAAACTCGCTTTTCCTTCTTTTATTTGATTGATAACTTTTACTGCTTCAAATAAATGTGATATTAATATTGGTGTATTAAAATCATCATTCATAGCATCGTAGCAGTCTTGTCTCCATTTTTGCACATCAAATGTGGAAGTAGTACCTGCTTCAATTTTGTCTAAGAAATCTACAGCTTCCATTAACTTCGCATGTCCTTTTTCAGCAGCTTCTAACGCTTCTCCTGAAAAATCTAAAATGCTTCTATAGTTAGCTTGCATATTGAAAAAACGAACTACACTTGCAGAAAACGGTTTTCCTAAGATGTTATTTTCTCCCGTTAAAATTTCATTTGGTAAAATAAAGTTCCCTGTTGATTTTGCCATTTTTTGACTGTTCAACAATAGCATGTTAGTATGCATCCAGTAGTTTACTGGCTTTACACCACTACAAGTTTGTGATTGTGCAATTTCACACTCGTGATGTGGGAATTTTAAATCCATTCCTCCACCATGAATATCGAATTGTTCACCTAAGTACTTTGTACTCATTACTGAACATTCTAAATGCCACCCTGGAAAACCATCACTCCAAGGTGAAGGCCAACGCATGATATGACGATCGTCGGCTTTTTTCCAAAGCGCAAAGTCTTGCGGGTTTCTTTTATCTGACTGTCCGTCTAACGCTCTTGTGTTATGAATAGCATCTTCAAATTTTCTACCAGAAAGAATACCGTAATTACCTGTTTCGTTATATTTTAACACATCAAAATATACTGAACCGTTTACTTCATAAGCAAAACCTTTATCCATGATTTCTTTAATCATTTCAATCTGCTCTACAATATGACCTGTAGCGGTAGGCTCTATACTTGGCGGTAAAAAGTTGTAGTTGTTTAATACATTATGGAAATCAACTGTATAACGTTGCACCACTTCCATCGGTTCGATTTCCTCCAGTCGTGCTTTTTTTGCAATTCTATCTTCTCCTTCATCTGCATCGTTTTCTAAGTGACCAGCATCCGTAATGTTACGTACATAACGCACCTTGTATCCAAGGTGTAATAAATAACGATACACCACATCAAAAAACATAAAAGTTCGTACGTTTCCTAAATGGGCGTTGCTATATACTGTAGGACCACATACATACATACCTACGCGTCCTTCGGTTACTGGTTTAAAAAGCTCTTTTGATTTGGTTAAAGAGTTATATATTTTAAGTTGATTTTCTTTGTATAATTCCATAGTAAAAATGACTATTTGCAATCGCTAATATAGGCACTTTATAAAGAATATAGAAAAAGAATTTGGCAGCAATTTTGTAGAAATAAAAAGTAATTTTGTTTGTATTTCTTATTGATTTTTAACTTTTAATTGACTGTATTTACCGTCTATTTCAATTTTCTTATCGTTTGATATTAAAATAAACTCTCCATTATATTCTACACTTCCATCTTTTAGTTTCTTAACCTTATTACTCTGAATATCGAATTTTTTGTTTATCCCTGCTAAATCAACTCCCGCATCTGAATAGCTTAAAAGTACTTTTAAATTATCATGGCTAGGATGAACTTTGGTAATGGTTAAGTTTCCAAACTTATTATTTACTTCAACATTACTATAAACATTGTTTACTACAAGTCCTGATGAATTAGAGTTTACAGTTGTATTAGTAACCGATGCTAATTGAGCATCGGTTACATTATTTAAGAACAACGTACAAGCGTTTAATGAATTTATATTTACTGGTGAAAATGAAATATTTAATTTTCCACCGTCAAGTGCGTCAGCTTTAAAGGTTCCATAACTAACCTTTCCTGAAGCTTTGGTTTTTGGTAGTTTTACTTTACAGTGACGTGTATTCAAGTCAAACGTTGCCGATTTTGGAACTTTTATCGTAATCTTCTTTGTAATTTTTACTTTTTTTCCATTAATCATAAGGTTATTGC
The nucleotide sequence above comes from Tenacibaculum singaporense. Encoded proteins:
- a CDS encoding DUF4297 domain-containing protein, translating into MSTKKKNPLLATQREKAGSETFEKYSYQYHWALYRVLNNHIKTDEYAVFIELHEDVVISDSLDSSKAKFEFNQVKTTKGKLTTYQLVHKKKNNKCVLGKLISSGFEKPFKDKISELNLVALNDFSLDLKKKGLKLNKITLDDLSNTQFKELENAIKREMDISALPSNIQFIVPELSERNFQNDVIASIAKLVSNLFPNSHSSPVEIYRLLIDEVNRKGKVTYDYTKWDDLLSKKALTSITVTEVINAFTSIKDENKVEIEFYSICSELGLNSIKSKLLKRSFNRYRTKRISNSSTLQIDTTNFITQQIQINLDKEIDVLETLIENVKNHIPKKLLRQFNNETEIKSAIICEYIMMS
- the lgt gene encoding prolipoprotein diacylglyceryl transferase; the encoded protein is MNFLSIVWDWNPEIINLGGFGIRWYSLMFVAAFILGLRLMKKIYINDNIAVEKLDPLFMYVFVSMLIGMRLGDVFFYSWDYYQNHLLEIILPFKKQEGASALFGLLDGWKFTGFTGFASHGAAIAIPIAMYFYAKKHLQKPWLFILDRLGIMVALAGFFIRFGNFFNSEIYGKPTGSSFGVIFKRAGETVPRHPTQLYEAFSYLVLFFALWYFYWKTDKKNQTGFLFGLFMVVLWSLRFVIEFLKEAQVEGREDWVFNTLNTGQVLSIPLVLIGFWLMFRKPKATA
- a CDS encoding glycosyl hydrolase family 18 protein, whose protein sequence is MKHPPNKQTWLLLTHLFLIAFITSCSNSKNKETQTNNPKPVEHKDSISIADGKQFISQRHLHEKTYGGLNFTTEQQWDSLNNISYKPITHKKGNVHPNYRTFGWHVYSNGSSYKSYNFSMLWGISYFSYALDPKTGNYKSIHQWKTTSLIDSAQTKGCKVFLSVTNFGSENNAVFLNNSKAQTRLIENLAELLALRNADGINIDFEGVAKEDRNQLTQFIIQVSKKLKEKNPNYSVSLCLYAIDWNNVFDIPAINPHIDFYTLMGYDYYGSFSKTTGPVTPFKYSKKFGNGLEASVTYYKNKGVSLDKLIAGLPYYGAEWYTKKPEMGAKVTKFKSHPRYYTIRYIYIDSLQIPVKFDPKSASSYLIIKDSNHEYRQLFFEDVQSLSIKYDWIKRNKISGVGIWALGYDNGYSQLWDLLAEKFSKE
- a CDS encoding 2OG-Fe(II) oxygenase, with the protein product MAINYPFGLPLKHNFAEFVHYNGLFLPHETDRILNLWSENQKIKATLSGSDTYDDELRKSDVMFIENTPETEWIYNRLAGLAIQCNNERYWFDLLGFHNNLQLASYTEGDFFDWHLDFGAGEISDRKLSISMQLSDPDEYEGGDLQFMLNQKIVSAPREKGTIIVFPSFMMHRVTPITKGVRKSIVGWVAGPPYR
- a CDS encoding coiled-coil domain-containing protein, producing the protein MKTLRFLVTLTFFITFTCQQVNAQDDIKALKAQVKNKKDQISANEEILVSGVGALKRVKGNLERFKTSKKATKQEVERKEKIVANMQQRLSKLNSQIDLHKKDLASLERKLARKLKKEETKEAEVKEEAKVTTASTGLVVYEDNISDEQKEVLLQKQKLEEARKKLDEERKARELAYLKEQEALRLEEEKLKQLSNQIKAKEQNISKEKNTLISDLEDDISINEEILISGKEGLAKMKSKLEEAKKDASTSKESIERKQAIINKIENRLLKIENEIDAKKQELAKIKG
- the nadC gene encoding carboxylating nicotinate-nucleotide diphosphorylase, with the protein product MISQEQFNKELDLIIANAIREDIGDGDHTSLSCIPADATGKAKLLVKDEGIIAGVEFAKMVFNYVDADLKVETLINDGSPVKYGDIVFYVSGKSQSILMAERLVLNAMQRMSAIATKTKFFANLLEGTKTKVLDTRKTTPGIRALEKWAVKIGGGENHRFALYDMVMIKDNHIDFAGGITQAITKTKKYLAEKGLDIKIIVEARSLEEIEEILQNEGVYRILIDNFNYEDTRKAVAMIGEQCLTESSGGINEKTIREYAECGVDFISSGALTHSVYNMDLSLKAVD
- the rlmH gene encoding 23S rRNA (pseudouridine(1915)-N(3))-methyltransferase RlmH, yielding MKIKLLAIGKTDNKQLQQLIDEYQNRLKHYVKFELEIIPDIKNVKNLSEAQQKEKEGELILSKLQPTDQLVLLDDKGKQHTSMEFSQYLQKKMNSGIKQLVLVIGGPYGFSETVYSKAQGKLSLSKMTFSHQMIRLFIVEQVYRGFTILRNEPYHHE